A section of the Roseivirga sp. BDSF3-8 genome encodes:
- the dinB gene encoding DNA polymerase IV — MMNAEANRSVIHMDLDAFFVSVECLRDNRLKHKPLIIGGTGDRGVVASCSYEARHFGVHSAMPVKMALQLCPDAIVIKGDMEAYSRYSHLITEIISDKAPLFEKSSIDEFYLDVSGMDRFFGCYKWGTELRQTIMKESGLTISMGLSGNKMVSKIATGECKPNGQREIVHGTEGDFLAPLPVKKIPLIGKKTARLLNEMGIVKVATLREMPDEMLRAVFGNMGPVLKKRAHGIDDSPVEPYSERKSISTEHTFSTDTIDVQKLKASLIGMVEKIGFKMREQKKLTSCLTVKLRYSNFDTVSRQLRIPYTSSDDLLIAHALELFDKLYNRRMLIRLLGVRVSSLVHGQHQIHLFEETEENIRLHQALDSIKYRYGPDAVCRAVTAEAGNRMRFQTPVFTGDVI, encoded by the coding sequence ATGATGAATGCAGAGGCTAACCGGTCGGTGATCCACATGGATTTGGATGCCTTTTTTGTATCAGTAGAATGCCTGAGAGATAATCGTCTGAAGCACAAGCCTCTTATTATAGGGGGTACGGGAGACCGGGGCGTGGTGGCTTCCTGCAGCTACGAGGCCCGGCACTTTGGTGTACATTCGGCCATGCCCGTAAAGATGGCTCTCCAGCTTTGCCCTGATGCCATCGTGATAAAGGGGGACATGGAAGCCTACAGCCGCTATTCTCACTTGATCACAGAGATCATCAGCGATAAGGCGCCTTTGTTTGAGAAATCGTCTATCGATGAGTTTTACCTGGACGTATCAGGCATGGACCGGTTCTTTGGCTGCTACAAATGGGGCACGGAGCTAAGGCAAACCATCATGAAAGAGAGCGGCCTTACCATCTCCATGGGGCTATCTGGCAATAAGATGGTCTCCAAGATCGCTACAGGTGAGTGCAAGCCAAACGGACAGCGGGAGATCGTACACGGTACGGAGGGGGACTTTCTGGCCCCGCTGCCGGTAAAAAAAATCCCGCTGATAGGTAAAAAAACAGCCCGGTTGCTGAATGAAATGGGCATAGTAAAAGTGGCAACGCTACGCGAAATGCCAGACGAGATGCTGCGGGCAGTATTTGGAAATATGGGACCTGTACTAAAAAAGAGGGCCCATGGTATAGACGACTCTCCGGTGGAGCCCTACAGCGAACGTAAGTCTATCTCTACTGAGCATACATTCAGTACGGATACCATAGACGTGCAAAAGCTGAAGGCCTCGCTTATCGGCATGGTGGAGAAGATAGGGTTTAAGATGCGGGAACAGAAAAAGCTGACCTCCTGTCTGACGGTAAAGCTTCGCTACAGCAATTTCGACACCGTCTCGAGGCAGCTTCGCATACCCTACACTTCTTCTGACGATCTGCTGATAGCTCATGCGCTGGAGCTATTTGATAAACTGTATAACCGCCGCATGCTAATACGGCTGCTGGGGGTAAGAGTAAGCAGCCTGGTACACGGGCAGCATCAGATACATCTGTTTGAAGAGACAGAAGAAAACATACGGTTGCACCAGGCACTGGACAGTATAAAGTACAGGTACGGCCCTGACGCAGTGTGCAGAGCCGTGACGGCGGAGGCGGGAAACCGCATGCGCTTTCAAACTCCGGTTTTTACCGGCGACGTGATTTAA
- a CDS encoding XRE family transcriptional regulator, which produces MGLVNENIKWLRKKERLTQEQLAEKIGIKRSLLGAYEEGRADPRLNNLLNIARQFDVSVDTLLTKDVSRMSEDQLKAHSSTGTGITDNFRVLSITVDSEDRENIELVPQKAAAGYLNGYADPEYLEELPRFRLPNLPGGATYRAFEISGDSMLPLMPGTIIVGSYVESPASIRDGKTYVLVTQREGVVYKRVYRQRDDRGKEDSSLRLMSDNRSYDPYDVGLDEVIELWEARAFISSQFPEPEETDMSIEKLTNIVLNLQQEVMRLKK; this is translated from the coding sequence ATGGGTTTGGTAAACGAAAATATTAAATGGCTCCGTAAGAAAGAGCGCCTCACACAGGAACAGCTTGCTGAAAAAATTGGTATAAAGCGTTCGTTGCTAGGTGCTTACGAAGAGGGTAGGGCCGACCCCAGGCTAAATAATCTGCTGAATATCGCAAGGCAGTTTGACGTCTCTGTAGATACCCTCCTTACAAAAGATGTCAGCCGCATGTCGGAAGATCAGTTAAAAGCCCACTCGTCTACAGGCACCGGTATCACTGATAATTTCCGAGTACTCTCTATCACTGTCGATAGCGAGGACCGGGAGAATATCGAGCTTGTCCCGCAAAAAGCCGCCGCCGGTTATCTCAATGGCTATGCTGATCCTGAGTACCTGGAAGAACTACCCCGTTTCAGACTTCCTAACCTGCCTGGGGGAGCCACCTACCGCGCATTTGAGATAAGCGGTGACAGTATGCTGCCGCTCATGCCAGGCACCATCATAGTAGGTAGTTACGTAGAGAGCCCGGCATCCATTCGTGATGGTAAAACCTATGTGCTCGTTACCCAGCGTGAAGGCGTCGTGTACAAGCGTGTGTACCGTCAGCGTGACGACCGCGGCAAAGAGGACTCTTCCCTCAGGCTCATGAGCGATAACCGCTCCTATGATCCCTATGATGTAGGCCTGGACGAGGTTATTGAACTCTGGGAAGCCAGGGCCTTCATATCCTCTCAGTTTCCTGAGCCGGAAGAAACCGACATGAGTATAGAAAAGCTTACCAACATTGTGCTGAACCTCCAGCAGGAGGTAATGCGCCTCAAGAAATAA
- a CDS encoding OmpA family protein, which yields MTVRKRVLALSLCMSIMIFLGSCSNWSKTAKGGVYGAAGGAAAGAAIGKAAGNTAAGAILGAAIGGVAGSAIGAYMDKQAEELEEDLDGATVERVGEGIKITFDSGILFDVDKSTLTPEAKENIRELAETLKKYEDTNILVEGHTDATGSDDYNMSLSQRRAESVVNYATSLGVTPGRFQIKGYGETQPVASNESAAGRQQNRRVEVAIFANEELKEAARDGELDD from the coding sequence ATGACTGTTAGGAAAAGAGTTCTTGCACTATCACTGTGCATGAGTATTATGATATTTCTGGGTAGCTGCTCTAACTGGAGCAAGACTGCCAAAGGTGGCGTATACGGCGCGGCCGGTGGAGCTGCCGCTGGTGCAGCCATTGGTAAAGCAGCAGGTAATACAGCAGCCGGTGCCATTCTGGGCGCTGCTATAGGTGGTGTAGCTGGTTCAGCCATCGGTGCTTACATGGACAAGCAAGCAGAAGAGCTGGAAGAGGACCTCGACGGTGCTACTGTGGAGCGTGTGGGTGAGGGTATTAAGATTACCTTCGATTCCGGTATTTTGTTCGACGTGGATAAATCAACCCTGACGCCGGAAGCTAAAGAGAATATCAGAGAGCTGGCCGAGACGCTTAAAAAGTATGAGGATACAAACATTCTCGTAGAGGGTCATACGGATGCTACGGGTAGCGATGACTACAATATGAGCCTGTCACAGCGCAGAGCAGAGTCTGTAGTAAACTATGCTACTTCACTGGGTGTAACTCCTGGTCGTTTCCAGATCAAAGGATACGGTGAAACTCAGCCAGTAGCGAGTAATGAATCCGCTGCCGGACGCCAGCAAAACCGCCGCGTAGAGGTAGCTATCTTTGCAAACGAAGAACTGAAAGAAGCTGCCCGTGACGGTGAGCTTGATGACTAA
- a CDS encoding DUF2141 domain-containing protein has product MTFLSIILLSLSAFMTTNMEANPPEKGKIDLIVSNLRNGDGKIRVVVFNSEDGFPGKHEKGYKVLNIEATSPETVLVIDDIPYGAYAIAVLHDENDNGKMDTNMVGMPKEGYGVSNNASASMFGPPSYEDAVFQLDATTKALSISLVY; this is encoded by the coding sequence ATGACATTTTTATCAATTATTCTTCTGTCCCTGTCTGCATTTATGACTACTAACATGGAGGCCAATCCACCTGAAAAAGGAAAAATAGACCTGATTGTAAGCAATCTGCGAAATGGTGACGGAAAAATCCGGGTAGTCGTGTTCAACTCAGAGGATGGATTTCCAGGCAAGCATGAAAAGGGCTATAAGGTCTTAAATATAGAGGCCACCTCGCCCGAAACGGTACTGGTGATCGACGATATACCCTACGGGGCCTATGCCATCGCTGTGCTACACGATGAAAATGATAACGGGAAAATGGATACCAATATGGTAGGCATGCCCAAGGAAGGCTATGGAGTGTCTAATAATGCCAGTGCATCCATGTTTGGCCCTCCCTCCTATGAGGATGCCGTTTTTCAATTAGACGCAACTACCAAGGCTTTGAGCATTAGCCTAGTGTATTAA
- a CDS encoding AMP-binding protein, whose product MDKSFTGDLNQEFELQIGERWYDADGLAELTGNEFTEQEKLALDFCRKWMIGQGTFTVQTSGSTGNPKKISVSRERMKYSAAMTLSALRIEEGSSALLCINAAYIGGIMMLVRAMVGGLKLAVRTPSSTPLSAMEENVTFAAIVPMQLQGILNGPEEDRAVLDRMKAVIVGGAPMDENLEKQTENVTAPVYATFGMTETVSHFALRRINGPGAAPYFTAFEEMELATDERGCLMVKGPVTEEKWVTTNDIIDLQPPGRFRWIGRADNVINSGGVKLHPEKIERKLNTIWVEMGLQEAFFTIGLPDERLGEKLALFIEGKKLTAQILDKLRSEMHRRLDAYEVPRNISFVPEFARTETGKVRRKDTAMALTESR is encoded by the coding sequence ATGGATAAATCATTTACAGGGGACCTTAACCAGGAATTTGAACTACAAATTGGGGAACGGTGGTACGATGCAGACGGGCTGGCTGAGCTCACCGGAAATGAATTCACAGAGCAGGAAAAACTGGCGCTGGACTTCTGCAGGAAGTGGATGATAGGTCAAGGTACCTTCACCGTGCAGACATCGGGCTCCACAGGCAATCCAAAGAAGATAAGCGTGAGCCGGGAACGCATGAAATATAGCGCAGCCATGACCCTGAGTGCCCTCAGGATAGAAGAAGGCAGTAGCGCACTGCTATGTATAAATGCCGCATACATTGGCGGCATAATGATGCTGGTACGGGCGATGGTGGGCGGCCTGAAACTGGCCGTAAGAACTCCCTCCTCCACCCCGCTTTCTGCTATGGAGGAGAATGTTACTTTTGCGGCTATTGTACCGATGCAACTGCAGGGAATACTAAACGGGCCGGAGGAAGATCGGGCCGTACTGGATAGAATGAAGGCGGTGATAGTGGGCGGCGCCCCCATGGATGAGAACCTGGAGAAGCAGACGGAAAATGTCACCGCACCTGTCTATGCTACCTTCGGCATGACGGAAACAGTATCGCACTTTGCACTGAGAAGGATTAATGGCCCGGGGGCAGCCCCCTATTTCACTGCCTTTGAAGAAATGGAACTCGCTACGGATGAGCGAGGCTGCCTGATGGTGAAGGGGCCGGTAACGGAAGAAAAGTGGGTGACCACGAATGACATAATAGACCTGCAGCCTCCGGGCCGTTTTCGCTGGATAGGCCGGGCTGATAATGTGATAAACTCCGGTGGAGTAAAGCTACACCCCGAGAAAATAGAACGGAAGCTAAATACGATTTGGGTGGAAATGGGGTTACAGGAGGCTTTTTTCACTATCGGTTTACCTGATGAGAGGCTGGGGGAAAAGCTGGCATTATTTATTGAAGGGAAGAAGCTTACGGCACAGATTTTGGACAAGCTGCGGAGTGAAATGCACCGGAGGCTTGATGCCTATGAGGTCCCGAGAAATATTAGTTTCGTGCCGGAATTCGCAAGAACAGAAACAGGAAAGGTTCGGCGAAAGGATACGGCTATGGCATTAACCGAATCAAGATGA
- a CDS encoding RNA polymerase sigma-70 factor: MSLSPKEITQKLKAGDRKVFEELFRMHYTELCLFARKYTNDMEKGEELVQDLFVRLWDKRETMEFNTSVKSYLYTSLKNTCLNYLKHLKVREKYQQHVMREYKESNHHLHDPMVEPDFELRVYKAIDELPRQCREIFKMSRFEGLKYREIADHLGVSIKTVENQIGKALRLLRVELKDLMALLILCSTW, translated from the coding sequence ATGTCCCTAAGCCCGAAAGAGATCACTCAGAAGTTAAAAGCTGGCGACAGGAAAGTGTTTGAAGAACTTTTCCGTATGCACTATACCGAGCTTTGCCTCTTTGCCCGCAAATACACCAATGACATGGAGAAGGGGGAAGAGTTAGTGCAGGATCTCTTCGTAAGGCTTTGGGATAAACGGGAAACCATGGAGTTTAATACCTCTGTGAAATCCTACCTCTATACCAGCCTTAAAAACACCTGCCTGAATTACCTTAAGCACCTGAAGGTAAGAGAGAAGTACCAGCAGCATGTAATGCGGGAGTACAAAGAAAGCAATCATCACCTTCATGACCCTATGGTAGAACCAGATTTTGAACTCAGGGTTTATAAGGCGATCGACGAACTGCCCAGGCAGTGCAGGGAGATATTTAAGATGAGCCGCTTTGAAGGCCTTAAGTACAGAGAGATAGCAGACCACCTGGGGGTGAGCATTAAAACTGTTGAAAATCAGATAGGTAAAGCCCTAAGGTTGTTACGTGTAGAGCTTAAAGACCTCATGGCCTTATTAATACTTTGCAGCACATGGTAA
- a CDS encoding FecR family protein, protein MSENQWELVGRYLSGEASEEEIKQVESLMESDESFRSYVQDSRWVWKNSEKVSEAGQIDVDAAWQRVSSRLSDADLASSVAPKGRMASMPVRLSRVAAAVIALVMISAIAYFMFNRYPTGMVAYNTAASEIIEVELPDGTLVTLNEGSSLFYDRSFGDKTRSVTLEGEGFFDVVRNEQLPFIVNTESLDVRVLGTSFDVYAYDDRAASVVVATGRVEVEAGDERLELEPGDMGKLAEKDGSLTKSRTDIDELIAWRIKSFTFQDEKLSAVVEKLSETYHMDVNLSEEALKNCRLSATFNKRTLKEVLQIISSTLNVTVEKTPKGYLLSGEGC, encoded by the coding sequence ATGTCAGAAAATCAATGGGAACTGGTAGGTAGGTACCTTTCAGGAGAAGCCAGTGAAGAGGAGATAAAGCAGGTGGAGTCCCTTATGGAAAGTGACGAATCTTTCCGCAGCTATGTACAAGACAGCCGGTGGGTGTGGAAGAATAGCGAGAAGGTAAGCGAAGCCGGGCAAATCGATGTGGATGCCGCGTGGCAACGGGTTTCATCCCGCCTTTCGGATGCAGACCTGGCTAGTTCGGTAGCCCCCAAAGGCCGTATGGCTTCCATGCCTGTAAGGCTTTCCCGCGTGGCTGCAGCGGTTATCGCACTTGTAATGATTTCGGCCATTGCCTACTTCATGTTCAATCGCTACCCTACAGGTATGGTTGCTTATAACACCGCAGCTTCTGAGATCATTGAGGTGGAATTACCTGACGGTACGCTTGTTACGCTTAATGAAGGTTCATCCCTTTTTTATGATCGCTCTTTCGGGGATAAGACACGCAGTGTTACCCTGGAAGGGGAAGGTTTTTTTGATGTGGTGAGGAATGAACAACTTCCGTTTATTGTTAATACAGAGTCGCTCGATGTGCGTGTTTTAGGTACCAGCTTTGATGTGTATGCCTATGATGACCGCGCAGCCAGTGTAGTTGTAGCTACTGGCAGGGTAGAGGTAGAAGCTGGTGACGAGAGACTTGAACTGGAGCCTGGTGATATGGGTAAGCTTGCTGAAAAAGATGGCTCTCTTACTAAATCCAGAACGGATATAGACGAACTGATCGCTTGGAGAATAAAATCTTTTACTTTTCAGGATGAAAAACTTAGTGCCGTTGTGGAAAAGTTGTCCGAAACGTATCATATGGATGTGAACCTTTCGGAGGAAGCGTTGAAAAACTGCCGACTTTCCGCTACATTTAATAAAAGGACACTTAAAGAAGTCTTACAGATCATCAGCTCCACTCTGAATGTAACAGTGGAAAAGACCCCAAAGGGATATCTGCTCTCCGGCGAGGGTTGCTAA
- a CDS encoding carboxypeptidase-like regulatory domain-containing protein, with protein sequence MFGRLFNFLAIALLSIIGATLLLVVLVASVNPSLAQESPLHKSLAVELNNVRVDSALRQIGLAGEVEFSYNPGIIPVENRVSISSPKTTVKDALEKVLADQSVSYEVVSDQIILKKDTLRLPPPPVTLSLRGKVTDSETGEGLSYIHVNLAGTMRGTYTNEQGYFEIPGLKPGKYEVMFSSIGFKAVNHEMKVLPGEANYLPVSLDPFIYELDEVVIRGMDEDVWQAHYDKFLELFFGHTNNSRKCRILNPEVLMFEVDEETGSFEAFAQDLLKIENQALGYRISYLLEDFRMGDGFIYYSGKPKFDELTSRSKWKQRKWEKNRRKAYNGSLRHFFYSMNTGQLKEEGFKTYKIIVPDGRSSRNELSEIFLNDYKSLKDAGYIQIIYTNEVQDTRYMSWAEASVGDPSGASHQRHFSTYQTSWLRLNNLDNPLLYSNGTYDPDAVTVYGYWSWERVAELIPIEYRPDK encoded by the coding sequence ATGTTCGGGAGGCTGTTTAATTTTTTGGCCATTGCTCTCCTGTCAATTATCGGCGCCACTTTGCTGCTTGTGGTTCTGGTAGCCAGTGTAAATCCATCTCTGGCACAAGAGAGTCCCCTCCATAAGTCGCTGGCTGTGGAGCTGAATAACGTACGCGTGGATTCAGCCCTGCGACAGATAGGCCTGGCTGGTGAGGTCGAATTTTCCTACAACCCCGGCATTATTCCCGTCGAGAACCGCGTTTCTATCTCATCCCCTAAGACCACTGTAAAGGATGCCCTGGAAAAGGTGCTGGCCGACCAGTCGGTTTCCTATGAGGTGGTCAGTGACCAAATTATCCTTAAAAAGGATACCCTGCGGTTACCGCCCCCGCCTGTGACTCTCTCGTTACGTGGAAAAGTTACCGACTCTGAGACTGGCGAAGGATTGTCTTACATACATGTAAACCTGGCCGGCACCATGAGGGGTACTTATACCAATGAACAGGGGTATTTTGAGATACCCGGCCTTAAGCCTGGGAAGTATGAAGTGATGTTCAGTTCCATAGGATTCAAAGCCGTTAACCACGAAATGAAGGTGCTGCCGGGGGAGGCTAATTACTTGCCTGTAAGCCTTGATCCATTCATTTACGAACTGGATGAAGTAGTGATCAGGGGCATGGATGAAGACGTGTGGCAGGCGCATTATGACAAATTTCTCGAGCTGTTTTTTGGTCATACAAACAATAGCCGCAAATGCCGCATTCTGAACCCGGAAGTACTGATGTTTGAGGTAGACGAGGAGACAGGTAGCTTTGAGGCTTTTGCCCAGGATTTACTTAAAATAGAAAACCAGGCGCTGGGATACCGAATCAGTTACCTGCTGGAAGATTTCCGGATGGGGGATGGCTTTATTTACTATTCCGGCAAACCTAAATTTGACGAACTCACCAGTCGTAGTAAGTGGAAGCAGAGAAAATGGGAGAAAAACCGGCGTAAAGCTTATAATGGAAGTCTGCGGCATTTCTTCTACAGCATGAATACGGGGCAACTAAAGGAAGAAGGGTTTAAGACCTATAAAATCATCGTACCGGACGGCAGAAGCAGCCGGAACGAACTCAGCGAGATATTTCTAAACGACTATAAAAGTCTGAAGGATGCCGGGTACATCCAGATTATCTATACCAATGAAGTGCAGGATACCCGCTACATGAGCTGGGCCGAAGCTTCTGTTGGCGATCCTTCCGGGGCCTCTCACCAGAGGCACTTTTCCACCTATCAGACCAGTTGGTTACGTCTTAATAACCTTGACAACCCCCTGCTGTATAGTAACGGTACCTATGATCCTGATGCAGTAACTGTGTACGGATACTGGTCCTGGGAGCGCGTGGCTGAACTTATTCCTATAGAATACAGGCCGGATAAATAA
- the menD gene encoding 2-succinyl-5-enolpyruvyl-6-hydroxy-3-cyclohexene-1-carboxylic-acid synthase, whose protein sequence is MIIQSINDIAEICTRLGVKEAVLSPGSRSAPLTLAFARHPGISCRVIGDERSAAFVALGMAQTSNRPVAIVCTSGSAAYNYAPAIAEAFFNQVPLLVFTADRPPEWIDQLDGQTIRQNNIYGQHIKASFTFPVDTSHADATWHAHRQISEAVGQANAYPAGPVHVNVPVREPFYPGEGEHYGYAESLRVTESLTGTPILNESQKEKLAEEWAGYSRILVIAGQQTKEPALAATLREMADKTGATVMGDILSNIHGLPQAIRRQDTFLSALSEEELERLRPDLLITVGRSVIAKNLKLFLRKYRPDAHWHIQPSGVVADTYQSLTKVIHSGEATTLEWLATLGADNEFTERKRANYSLLWTSLEKAAERGLQKWAKEDRALGEFEAVYEIIKTLPQNTHLHLANSMPVRYANICGLAAERHDISVYANRGTSGIDGCTGTAVGCALETEDPVVLLTGDMAFFYDRNSLWHGHLPKNLRIVILNNHGGGIFRLINGPSSQPELETYFETEQPLKAENTARELGLDYYFCREKSRLFTALTLFMEPSDKPALLEVETESVYNAEVFKVYKAFMKKHLNESDKPSSPTA, encoded by the coding sequence ATGATCATCCAATCTATAAACGACATAGCCGAGATATGCACCCGTCTTGGCGTAAAAGAGGCAGTTTTATCTCCCGGATCACGCAGTGCGCCCCTTACCCTGGCATTTGCCCGCCACCCCGGTATCAGCTGCCGGGTCATTGGCGATGAACGCTCTGCTGCCTTCGTAGCGCTGGGTATGGCCCAGACATCCAACCGCCCGGTTGCCATAGTATGCACCAGTGGTTCTGCTGCTTATAACTATGCGCCGGCTATAGCAGAAGCCTTTTTCAACCAAGTACCCCTATTAGTTTTTACTGCTGACCGCCCCCCTGAGTGGATAGATCAACTGGACGGCCAGACGATACGGCAAAACAACATTTACGGACAGCACATCAAAGCGTCCTTCACTTTTCCCGTAGATACTTCGCACGCTGATGCCACCTGGCATGCTCACAGACAAATAAGTGAAGCTGTAGGACAGGCTAATGCCTACCCTGCCGGGCCTGTACACGTGAACGTACCGGTACGGGAGCCCTTCTACCCAGGTGAGGGTGAGCACTATGGTTATGCCGAATCACTCCGGGTGACAGAGAGTCTGACGGGCACACCTATACTAAACGAGAGTCAAAAAGAAAAGCTGGCAGAGGAATGGGCAGGATATAGCCGCATCCTGGTAATAGCCGGCCAGCAGACCAAAGAGCCGGCCCTGGCAGCCACCCTTAGGGAAATGGCTGATAAAACAGGGGCGACTGTGATGGGAGATATCCTCAGCAATATTCACGGCCTGCCACAGGCTATACGCAGGCAAGACACTTTCCTGTCAGCACTGAGTGAAGAAGAGCTGGAACGGCTCAGACCTGATCTGCTGATAACAGTAGGGCGCTCAGTGATTGCCAAAAATCTGAAGCTGTTCTTGCGCAAATACCGGCCGGATGCTCACTGGCATATACAGCCCTCGGGGGTGGTGGCAGATACCTACCAGTCGCTAACCAAAGTCATCCACTCCGGGGAGGCTACAACCCTGGAATGGCTTGCCACCCTGGGAGCGGACAATGAGTTTACAGAAAGGAAAAGAGCCAATTACTCCCTCCTCTGGACCAGTCTGGAAAAGGCCGCCGAAAGAGGACTTCAAAAATGGGCAAAAGAAGACCGGGCCCTCGGGGAATTCGAAGCGGTATATGAGATAATAAAAACATTGCCTCAGAACACCCACCTGCACCTGGCCAACAGCATGCCGGTTCGTTATGCAAATATATGCGGGCTGGCTGCAGAACGTCATGATATCAGCGTATATGCCAATCGGGGCACGAGCGGAATAGACGGGTGCACGGGCACGGCTGTAGGCTGCGCCTTAGAAACAGAAGATCCTGTCGTATTGCTTACGGGGGATATGGCTTTTTTCTATGACCGCAACAGCCTGTGGCATGGCCACCTCCCGAAAAACCTCAGAATAGTTATCCTAAATAACCATGGAGGAGGTATTTTTCGTCTTATAAACGGCCCTTCATCCCAACCCGAACTGGAGACTTACTTTGAGACAGAACAACCACTGAAAGCAGAAAACACGGCGCGTGAATTGGGGCTGGACTATTATTTCTGCCGGGAAAAGAGTCGGTTATTTACCGCCCTTACGCTGTTTATGGAACCTTCTGATAAACCTGCGCTACTGGAGGTAGAAACAGAATCCGTCTACAATGCAGAAGTATTCAAAGTATATAAAGCTTTTATGAAAAAGCATCTGAACGAATCGGATAAACCTTCTTCACCCACTGCATAG
- a CDS encoding chorismate-binding protein, with amino-acid sequence MNKDRESKPAFDIDLPAGSDFGSYFEASKKTELPAALWRLPGQSTVHFITDFSGAACTLKPDLDEMKKGFVMAPFEQEEGGICRHIQASLYLNSETPHPGLEPTFPNNRQESDNFEAYKNALTHSGHASSPTSKDSKALEPDILPEGESEHQRFVRLVEEGVEAIKRGEMLKVVPSRIKRTPLPEDFDATETFHWLCEAYPNAFVSYVYLPDEGSFLGATPELLLSTEGNTFRTVALAGTQPYNDDTPLCDVLWSQKEIEEQALVSRYIINCFKKIRLREFQEKGPRTSRAGNLIHLKTEFLVDMNATNFPQLGTVMLELLHPTSAVCGMPKEQAMQFIQSKEQHSRGYFSGYLGPVNMPSGSNLYVNLRCMRLLNGEAILYAGAGVTEDSQPEKEWQETEHKTRTLLDVILKEKGKSE; translated from the coding sequence ATGAATAAAGACAGGGAAAGCAAACCAGCTTTTGATATTGATCTGCCAGCAGGGTCAGATTTCGGCTCATATTTTGAAGCCAGTAAAAAGACGGAACTACCTGCAGCTTTGTGGCGGCTACCCGGCCAGTCCACCGTTCATTTCATCACTGATTTTAGCGGCGCAGCCTGTACGTTAAAGCCGGATCTGGATGAGATGAAAAAAGGGTTTGTGATGGCCCCGTTTGAACAGGAAGAAGGTGGCATATGCCGGCACATCCAGGCAAGTCTTTACCTGAATTCGGAAACCCCACATCCCGGCCTGGAACCCACCTTTCCCAATAACCGACAGGAGTCTGATAACTTTGAAGCATACAAGAATGCATTGACCCATTCAGGACATGCATCTTCTCCAACCAGTAAGGACTCCAAAGCGCTAGAACCCGACATTTTGCCGGAGGGTGAAAGCGAGCATCAGCGTTTTGTAAGGCTGGTGGAAGAAGGTGTGGAAGCCATCAAACGCGGGGAGATGCTGAAGGTGGTGCCTTCACGTATAAAAAGGACACCTCTGCCCGAAGATTTTGACGCCACAGAAACCTTCCACTGGTTGTGTGAAGCCTACCCTAATGCTTTCGTATCCTACGTATACCTGCCTGATGAGGGCAGTTTCCTGGGCGCCACCCCGGAGCTGCTATTAAGCACTGAAGGCAACACGTTCCGTACCGTGGCCCTGGCCGGTACGCAGCCTTACAATGATGATACACCGCTGTGTGACGTGCTGTGGAGCCAGAAGGAAATAGAGGAGCAAGCCCTCGTAAGCCGCTACATCATTAACTGCTTCAAGAAAATACGCCTGAGGGAATTTCAGGAAAAAGGACCGCGTACAAGCCGTGCAGGAAACCTCATCCATCTGAAAACAGAGTTTTTAGTAGATATGAACGCCACTAACTTCCCTCAGCTTGGTACGGTGATGCTGGAGCTGCTTCATCCAACCAGCGCGGTGTGTGGCATGCCCAAAGAGCAGGCCATGCAGTTTATCCAAAGCAAGGAACAACACTCACGCGGATACTTCAGTGGCTACCTGGGACCGGTGAACATGCCATCCGGATCTAACCTGTATGTAAACCTGCGCTGCATGAGACTGCTTAATGGTGAGGCAATACTGTATGCAGGAGCGGGGGTTACGGAAGACTCTCAGCCAGAAAAAGAATGGCAGGAAACTGAGCACAAAACCCGTACTTTACTGGATGTAATCCTAAAAGAAAAAGGGAAAAGCGAATAA